A genomic segment from Dermacentor silvarum isolate Dsil-2018 chromosome 11, BIME_Dsil_1.4, whole genome shotgun sequence encodes:
- the LOC119434161 gene encoding uncharacterized protein LOC119434161 isoform X2 produces the protein MDAAKAECVESDSSHAFRSVASGVIPSIVASVCIEGCDTDISIMEFTDKLFVVISQYKKLGTLAEVDATAKLLATTIKSSKTVLLSLALKKFSPTIVRSIAAAVATQLVSFNSPVHQNVIPGTS, from the exons ATGGACGCCGCGAAGGCGGAATGCGTCGAGTCTGACAGTAGTCATGCCTTTCGTTCAGTTGCCAGCGGTGTCATCCCGAGCATCGTC GCGTCCGTCTGCATTGAAGGTTGTGATACAGATATATCCATCATGGAGTTTACGGACAAGCTGTTTGTCGTGATTTCCCAGTACAAGAAACTCGGCACCCTC GCAGAGGTAGATGCGACTGCCAAGCTCCTAGCAACGACAATCAAGTCCTCAAAGACTGTTCTCCTAAGCCTTGCCTTGAAAAAGTTCTCACCAACAATTGTGCGAAGCATTGCAGCAGCTGTGGCCACCCAACTTGTGTCCTTCAATTCCCCAGTGCACCAGAATGTAATACCTGGTACTAGCTAG
- the LOC119434161 gene encoding proteasome assembly chaperone 3-like isoform X1 — MDAAKAECVESDSSHAFRSVASGVIPSIVASVCIEGCDTDISIMEFTDKLFVVISQYKKLGTLVLVTKDAANCDDPQKLVYTTKVLFGKDEAEVDATAKLLATTIKSSKTVLLSLALKKFSPTIVRSIAAAVATQLVSFNSPVHQNVIPGTS, encoded by the exons ATGGACGCCGCGAAGGCGGAATGCGTCGAGTCTGACAGTAGTCATGCCTTTCGTTCAGTTGCCAGCGGTGTCATCCCGAGCATCGTC GCGTCCGTCTGCATTGAAGGTTGTGATACAGATATATCCATCATGGAGTTTACGGACAAGCTGTTTGTCGTGATTTCCCAGTACAAGAAACTCGGCACCCTC GTGCTGGTAACAAAAGATGCTGCAAACTGTGACGATCCCCAGAAGCTTGTGTACACCACGAAAGTGCTGTTTGGAAAGGACGAG GCAGAGGTAGATGCGACTGCCAAGCTCCTAGCAACGACAATCAAGTCCTCAAAGACTGTTCTCCTAAGCCTTGCCTTGAAAAAGTTCTCACCAACAATTGTGCGAAGCATTGCAGCAGCTGTGGCCACCCAACTTGTGTCCTTCAATTCCCCAGTGCACCAGAATGTAATACCTGGTACTAGCTAG
- the LOC119433788 gene encoding tax1-binding protein 3 homolog: MAFQHQPGTAMQCLSIPIKLAKEVGIDSEGREVMKCGFKIGGGIDQDFTRSPQGYTDNGIYVTEVYESSPAAKCGLKVHDKILQVNGYDFTMVTHKKAVEYIKKHPVLNMLIARKGVTHS; encoded by the exons ATGGCCTTTCAGCACCAGCCCGGTACAGCAATGCAGTGCTTGAGC ATCCCGATAAAGCTTGCAAAGGAGGTTGGCATCGACTCCGAAGGCAGGGAAGTGATGAAATGTGGATTCAAGATTGGAGGTGGCATCGATCAGGACTTCACGCGTAGCCCGCAAGGATACACCGATAAC GGCATCTACGTTACCGAGGTTTACGAGAGCAGCCCTGCAGCCAAGTGTGGCCTCAAAGTGCACGACAAGATCCTGCAG GTGAACGGCTACGACTTCACTATGGTGACACACAAGAAGGCTGTCGAGTACATCAAGAAACACCCTGTGCTCAACATGCTGATAGCGAGAAAGGGAGTTACTCATTCCTGA